The Verrucomicrobiota bacterium genomic interval GCTTGGGGACAGCAACAAGCACGATTGCGCGACATGCAGGCACCGCACGCTGGAAATGGCATGTTGAGCCAATCAAGAGTCTAGTTTCCAGGGGCCATTTGACATGGCATTGGCTGCGTGGATCAAAAAGGGGTCAAAAAAACGGTTCAGGCTGGAATAATGACTCGGCCTCCTGACTCTAAACTGCCATTTTCTTGGTCTTCATTTTTCTACCGGTTTCATCTTTCTGCAAGGTTCCATCCCAATTTTACCGGCCTTTTTCCCCTCAAAATATTTTTTGAACTTTTTTGACGGTAGGACCATATTTGTCCTACCCCCTGGTTTAAGCTGTCCCCCGAAATGATGAACATTATGAACACAAAATACGAATTAACGACTATGAATAACAACACTTGGACCCGTCCGGAAAAATTCCTGCTCTTCGTCACCCAGGGTGCTATCGCCCGCGCCATCCCCGCCGCCGAAATCCCGGAGGACGCGGCATCCGCTGCCTTCGACTTCCTCGCCTACCTCGACCGCCGCACCCGCGCCAAACGCTGGATGATCAGTGTCCCTGAATAACCTGCTCTCTCTCGATGCAATCAAAATGGAGCGGTCGAACATGGATTCCTATCGCAGACCGTCCCATTTTTCTATTTTTATGCCGGTTCATTTTTCTGCAAAAGTCTTTGGGGGGCGGATTTCGCGTTTCTGTCTTCGGCCTTTTACGCTTCTCATCTGTGACATCCGCGCAATCTGCGGTCAAAAAAATTCCAAACCCGTACTAGTTTTATCCTGGTTTTCCAGTCCGGACGCTCAATCCAGCCGTTTGCGGAACTTGTGCGAGGCCAGCGCCAGCAGTACAAGCCCCCCAGCCAGCCATGGCTGCGGCTTGCGGCCAGAGCCCGGACCAGGCGGGAATTAGATGCGCGTACAAAATGCGCGAGCATACTTGACTTTTGCGGAGTGCTCACCAAGTCTTCCTCCTTAACATGAAAGCTACGATCAATCGTCGTCGGTTTGTACAATCCGCGCTTGCCTTAAGCGCTGCGCCTTACTTCATTCCAGCTTCCGCCCTCGGCGCCGATGGACGGCCCGCTCCCAGCAACCGTATTGTGATGGGTAGCATCGGCGTGGGCGGTCGCGGCATGGGCAACACCGGTGGCATCATGAATTTCAATGAAGTGCAGATGGTCGCGGTTTGCGACGTGATAAAAGCGCACCGCGATGAAGGTAAAACCATGATTGACCGCAAGAACGGCAATGGAGATTGCAAGGCGTACAATGACTTCCGCGAAATCACCACCCGCTCCGATATTGACGCGGTCATGATCGGCACACCGGATCATTGGCACATGCTCATTTCCATGGATGCCATGCGCCATGGCAAGGATGTGTTCTGCGAAAAACCCGAAACCTTGACAATCCGTGAAGGGCGCGCCCTGGCGGATGCCGTGCGGCGCTATGGCCGGGTGTTTTCCGGGGGCAGCCAGCGGGTCTGGGAAGATTACAACTGGTTCCACCGCATGGTGCGCGGGGGAGCCATCGGCGAGGTGCAGGAGGTATTCGTCAACGTCGGCGGGCCTTCCAAACCTTGCACGCTGCCCGAGCAGCCGATTCCAGAGGGCTTGGACTGGGACATGTGGCTGGGCCCTGCTCCGATGGTGCCGTTCAATTCCGCGCGCCTGAACTTCCGCGCCTGGCGTGATTATTCCGGGGGCAGTACAACCGATTGGGGGGCGCATGGCTTCGGCGGTGCGTTGTTCTGCACGCAACTGCACGAAACCGGCCCGGTGGAAATCATCCCGCCGGATGGCAAGGACGTGAAACACCTCACATACCGTTTTGCCAATGGCATTCGCATCTATCATGGCGGCGGCAAGGGTGGCATCCTCACCATCCGGGGCACCAAGGGAGAAATTTACGATAAGCATTCCAAACAAATCACTCCGCCCAGTATCGTCATTCCCAATTATAAAGGCAAAGGTGGCATTCAGGGAGACTTCCTGCATTGCGTGAAAACCCGGCAACTCCCATTCCGCAACATTGAAGTCGCCCACCGCACCGTCACCGTCTGCCATCTGGGAAACATTGCCTACTGGCTGGGGCGTCCACTCAAATGGGACCCAATCAAAGAAGAGATCCTTGGGGATGAGGAGGCCAACCGCTGGCTCTCGCGGCCCATGCGCGCTCCCTGGCATCTGGCTTGATCCGCACCGAATCACCCTGGCAAATACCACAAACCATTTTACGAAAAGCCAACTATGAACCGCAACCCATTCACGCTCCTGACGGTCCTCTGCTTCATGACGGGATGCCCCTTCCTGCACGCCGCGAAAAACATCAAAGTCCCTGCGCCAACCAATGCGGCGATCGAATTCACCAGCAATGAATCTCCGCAGCAGATGCAGCAGGCCTTCACCCAGGCCATGCAAGCAATTCTCCCTCAACTTGGTTTCCAAGGTGACAATAAGGCACTGGAGGCCCTTGAAGCCATCGTTCACCACGCCGCCCGCCCCAACGCGGAGACCGAGCGTCTGGCCTGTTGCCAAGCGATTGCGGTACTGCTAGGGAGTGAGGCGAGTCGCGACGCGAAATATTGGCTGATGATACTGCTGAATGATGCCGGGAGGGCAGAGGTGGTTCCCGCCCTGGCCAAACTACTGGAAAGCGCGGATGCAGCAGTGGCCGAAATGGCGCGCCGCGCCCTGCAAAAAAACCCGGCCCCCGAAGCCGCCACCGCGTTGCGCGCGGCACTGGCGAAGACCACTGATCCGGTGCGGCAGGCAGCCTTGGCGCTCGCCTTGGGCAAACGGCAGGATACCGCCAGCACCTCCGCCATCACCGCTTTACTGAAGCACAAGGATGAAGCGCTGCTCAATGCCGCGTTAGCCGCCCTTGGCGACCTTGGCACTCCCGAGGCCGCCAAAGCCATTGCCGGTTCCCGTCAAAGTCTGCCCGAGGCGCTCAGGCTCGCGTCCGCCGAAGCATGGCTGAAATGCGCCGAACAGTTTTTGCGCGCCAAGCAAATCAAGGAAGCAGCGGCCATTTATCAGCAACTGTATCAGCCGCAGGAACCGCGCGGCGTGCGTTTGGCGGCCTTGCACGGCACCTTACAGGCCGCCGGGGACAATGCCGGAAAAATGATTCTCGAACTATTGACGGGCACCGACGCCGATGCCCGGACCATCGCCACCGGACAAATCAACGACCTGAGCAGTGCAGGTGCCAAGGCGTTGGTGTCCGGCGTGAACAAACTCCCGATCGCCAGCCAGACGCTGGTGCTGGGCATCCTGGCGACCAAGAGTGAAAAGGCCGCCTTGCCGCTGGCCTTGGAGCTGATTAAAAGCCAGGACGAAACCGCACGGGTTGCGGGTCTGAACGCCCTTGGCTGGCTGGGGGATGGCGGACACGTCCTGTTGCTGCTGCAAGCGCTGGCCACCCAAGGCGACTCCGCCACCGAGGCGCGGGCCACCTTGACGCGCATTGTCGGTACCGGGGTGAACGAAAGCATTACGGACGCCATGAAACAAGCGAAGGATGCCAAGTTGAAGGCCGTTTTAATCGAAGTCTTAGAGGCACGTGGTGCCACCACCGCCGTGACGGCGTTGCTGACGGAAACCGTGAGTGAAGATGCCACCCTGCGCCGATCCGCGTTCAAGGCACTGGGAAAACTAGCCATGCCCGAAAACCTCCCCGACATGGTCAAAGGACTGGTCAAGACCAAACCCGGAGGAGAGCGTGATGAGGCGGAAAAAGCCATCGCCATGACTTCTGCACGTGTCCCGGAAAAGGAAAAACAGGCCGAAGCCGTCCTGCAATCGCTCGCCACCGCCGATCCTGCCGAAAAATTGGCGCTCCTGCCGGTGTTAGGCCGCATTGGCGGTGCCAAAGCGTTTGACGCCATCAAATCCGCCGTGGCTGGCAGTGATAACGCCACCGTGGAAGCCGGACTCAAAGCGCTGAATAACCTGCCTGACGCCACAGATGAAATTGCGGATCAACTCTTGATGTTCGTGAAAAAGGCCCAGAAACCGGCCGAACGCAAAAATGCGCTGCGCGCCTATATCCGGGTCGTTTCACTGCCCGACGGCTTTTCCGACAAGCAACGGTTGCAGAAACTTAAACTCGCCATGGAATTGGCGGACCAGGATGCCGAACGAAACTTTGTATTGGAGCGATTGGTGGATGTGAAAACCATGGAAGCCATGCGTTATGCGGCGCAGTTCCTGGAGACCCCTGCCCTGGCAAATCGTGCCGCCAATACCGTCATGGACATCTCCCGCGAGCGAAATCTGCGCAACAACCGGGCGGAGATTGATCAACTTCTGAACAGAATTATCACGAACTCGAAAGAGAAAAACATCGTGGAACGCGCGAAACGGCGCCTGACGGAAAAATAATATCCATCCCGTCAAAGTCCAACCTGCTATGTCTGGCTGATGCTGGCCGTGCCCACCAGCAGCAACGCCAGCATTAACGCAGCCAGCGCGCCCCAAAATAGTTCCTTGCGGAATATATCTTCAAACGTCATATACTCTTGTATCACACATTGGGATTTTTTCCAAATAAAAATCCGCGAGCTTGTTTATTTTGGTTGCCCGCCAGCTTTTTTCTTTGATTTTTGAGCCTTGGGCCGTTCGCCGATATCGGCACGATTGGGATCCATGTTTTGTAAATCCTCGGCAGATGGACCACCGCCAAACTGTTTCCAATACAATTCTTTGAACGGGTTGATCTTGGGACCGACCGCTGCCTCGTTCACCAACAGCGGCTGGACGGAATTCCACCATTTCTGGTACTCGACGTCCAACTCCTTCACCACCTCTGGATGATCGGCGGCAAGGTTGTTTTTCTCCCCATAATCCGCCTTGAGATCAAACAGTTCCCACGCTTTCGTACCATCCGCATTGGCACAAACCAAGCTGTACCGGCTGTTGCGGACGCGGCAACGGGAATACTGTGCCCCGGCCACCTGCCCTTTGGCCCATCGCCCCACATGGGTAAAAAGGTAGCGCTCCGGCCAGTCGGCATTCGGGTTCTTCAGCAAGGGTGCCAGGCTGCGGCCATCCAATTGTGCCGCGATCTCGGCGGGGACATTCGCCCCGGTGATTTCCGCCAGGGTTGGGAAGAAATCAATGTGCGCCGCCAGCTTATCCACGTCGCCGGGCTTCAGGGTACCCGGCCAGCGCCAGAACGAGGACGCTCGCGTGCCACCCTCCCATGGCGTGCCTTTTTGTCCGTGCATGCCCGCGTTCCAAACCTGGCAGCCGGCGGTCCCGCCATTATCGTTCATGAAAATCACCAGCGTATCGCGTTCAATATCCCATTCCTTAAGCTGAGCCAAGAGCCGCCCCACATTGTCATCCAGATTGGCCAGCATGTTGAAAAACTTGGCTGCATTTCCAGGGGCCTTGCCTGCATAAAGTGTCTCATATCCGGGCGGCTCCTGGAGCGGCGCGTGCGGCACGTTGGTGGGCAGATAGCAGAAGAACCGCTTCTTGCCTTTGACCGACTTGATCCAACTCATGGCCTGTTTAAAGAAGACGTCGGTGCAATACCCTTTGGTCTTTTCAAACTTCCCATTGTGAAGAATCGCGGGGTCCAGATACCTGTTCCCCGGCGCATCGCCGCAGGAGCCGGGATATGTCTGCCCAATCCCGCCGCCGCCATGAATGAATACCTCATCGAATCCCCGCTGTCCCGGTTGATATTCGGCTTCATCGCCCAAGTGCCACTTGCCAAAGATTCCGGTGGTGAATCCGGCAGACTTGAGGATTTGAGCAATCGTGGTGGTCTTCAGGCTCATGCGTTCCCGTTCAAAAATGGTATGGGTGACGCCGTTCTTGAACTCGTGCTGTCCGGAAAACAGGGCGCTGCGGGTGGGTGCGCACGTAGGACTGACGTGGAAATCCGTGAACCGCACACTTTCCCCATGCAAACGATCCAGATTGGGTGTTTTCAGGATGGGATTTCCGTGGCACGACAAATCACCATAGCCCTGGTCATCGGACAACAGGAAAATGATGTTGGGCTGTTTATCGCTGAAAGGCTCAGCGGCACCGATAGGGGCAACCAACAACGACCAGGTAATTAGCAACAATAGTTTATTCATACTGTTATCGTCTTTCCGAGAGAACCGGATCAGGAGGCGCAGGGCCTTGATCATGCCCAGCATCTACACCGTATCCGATTTGCCTCAAGGATATATTCTGGTGCGATAGTGCCCCATCAGCGTAATTACGCAAGCCCGGAGCGGTGGGATTCCAATACGCATCGAATGCGCGGCGTGGCGAGTTGTTCGAATTTTGGCCTTGCGGCGAAGCGGCGCTACGCTACACTACGCACCGCGAAAAAATATGGAATTAACTCCTGAGCAGCGGCAGAAGTTCCTGAAAGGCATCTACCAGCGCTTGGCCGACAAACCACTTAAGCCTGGCAATCCTTTCTATGAACCGATTTATGAAAAGGCGGGCGTGGAAGATCCCGTGGCGCTGATGCGGCAGCATATCGACTTGAACGATACCGAAAGTCTCCAGATGTTCTCCGGTTTTCGCGGCTCGGGCAAAACGACAGAGTTATTCCGTCTCAAGAGGGACCTTGAAGCCCAAGGCTACGTGGTGCTTTACGGCGATGCCCTGAAATATCTCAATCCCTCCCAGGAAATCGACATTTCAGACCTACTCATCGTTCTGGCCGGTACGTTCAGCGATGCGCTGAATGATATGAAGATTGCGGATATTGGTACCGATGACTATTGGAATCGGTTAGTCAATTATCTAACTACTACAAATGTGGTGTTGGATGAAGTTGGTTTGAAAGCTGGCGCAGATTTCAAACTCAAGCTCAGCACTACCCCTACGTTTCGCCAGCTTCTTCAAGAAAAGCTGGCTCATCGCATCGGCGAACTCAAGCGGGATGTAGATCGCTTTTTCGAGGATGGGGTCAAGGCCATCCGCGCCAAACTGGGCGAGCGGATCGCCGGAGTGGTTTTTCTATTCGACCAACTGGAGCAAATCCGCGGTACGCTTTCAAACGAGCAGTCGGTCATTCACAGCGTCGAACGCCTTTTTGCCCAGCACCAGAAGTTGATGCAGATTCCCTATGTTCACATGGTCTATACCGTGCCGCCTTGGCTTAAGTTTACTTTCCCAGGCATGGGACGCATTGTCATGCTCCCCAGCATCCGCCAATGGAACAATGACGAACAGCGCACACCTTACCTGCCTGGCAGGGAAGCCTTGCAGTCTCTGGTGCATCGGCGTTTTGGCGACACTGATTTTCAAACTTTCTTTGATGGGGACGGCCCCGAACATCCGCTCGCCGACCGTCTGATCGCTGTTTGCGGCGGGCATTTTCGGGATCTGCTGCTATTGCTCCGCGAGACGGTGCTACGCGCCAAAGCCCTGCCAGTAACTACGGAGGAAATTCAAAGCGCCATTGCTGCCGTTCGCAGTAACTTTCTGCCCATTGCCATAGACGATGCCAAGTGGCTTGATCAGATTGAGCGCGTGCGCGGGACCGCCCTGCCAACAACCATGCCGAGTGATGTCAACCGTCTCACTCGTTTTCTGGACACTCATTTCGTCCTCTACTTTGCCAATGGCACCGAGTGGTACGACATTCATCCGCTCATCCGGGAGGAAGTTGCGGCCATTGTCAAACGGGAAGCGGGCAAACCCGGCCAGCTCACCACATGAGTGACGCTCCCCAGGCGCGCTGGGAAGCTCTGGCCCGGCGCTACGATCTGCCCAGCCAACCGGAGTGGCAAAAACTCCTCAACCACTTCGATCTTTCAGAGGGGTTTGCCTTGCTCGTCTTGCTGGTGCCGGAGGCTGACGCCGCTGCGCTATGCCAGCGGGAGTTGGAGAAACAACTGCAGCGCGAAGGTCGGCAACTCACCGCTTTAAAACTGCTGACGCCGGATGATCTACGGCAACTCCCCAATCGCCTTCTTGCTGAACACCCGTCGGTGGACACCGGCTGCCTCTGGATGGCGGCGGTGGAACCCGACTATTACAAGACCTCTGCCAAATGGCGGGAAGCTTGGCAGGAAGCCCTTGCGCGCCTCAACGCCCAGCGCAATCCTCTCCGGCGGCAATTCAACTGTTCGCTCGTGTTTGTCGGTGCGCCTTGGTTCCAAGAAGTCCTGCGCGAGATCGCCCCTGACCTTTGGTCGGTGCGTACCCTCGTCATTCGCATTGAAGCTGCACCACAGCCCGCTGACCAGCGGTCAGGTACTGAGGCGGTGGCCCGACCTGAGTTCGTGGAGGAATTCGGTGGCGGCGACCCCCAGTTTGCCCTGCAAGAATCCGGGAAATTGCGCGGAGTGCCCGGCAAAGAACTCTCCCTTGCCCGCTTGCTCCACCGCGCGGCTGCTGGTTTTGCGGGCCGTGATGATTGGCGGGCAGCGGAGAAATTGTACACCGAAGCCCTCGAACTCAAACAACGTGCCAGCGCTCCTGCGGCTAGCCTGTTTGCCACATTTCATGAGCTTGCCTGGACTTGCCAGGTATTGGGTCACACCCATCAGTCGATGACGTATGCCGAACAAGCTCTGAAGATCGCTCTCGATATCGGCGACTTGCATCTCAAAGGTATCGCTCTCGGTAATCTCGGTCTTGCCCATGCTGCATTGGGCGATGCACGGAAGGCCATCGAGTTTTACGAGCAACACTTGAAAATCGCCCGTGAGATTGATGATCGACGTGGCGAAGGCACTGATCTCAATAATCTTGGCCTCGCCTATGCCACCTTGGGTGATGCACGGAAAGCCATCGAGTTTTACGAGCAACACTTAAAGATATCCCGCGAGATTAGCGACCGGAACGGCGAAGGCACCGCCCTCAATAATCTAGGTAATGCTTACGCCGATTTGGGCGACGCACGGAAGGCCATTGAGTTTCACGAGCAAGCGTTGGTCATCGCCCGCGAGATTGGCGATCGGCGCGGCGAAGGCAGCGCCATCGGCAATCTTGGCAACGCCTATTACACCTTGGGCTATGCGCACAAGGCGATCGAGTGTTACGGGCGGCAATTGATCATCGTTCGTGAGATTGGCGACCGTCGTGGCGAAGGCACCGCGCTCGGCAATAACGGCAGCGCCTACCTTGCCTTGGGTGATGTACGTAAAGCCATTGAATATTACGAAAAGTCTTTGGATATTAAACACGAGATTGGTGACCGAAACGGCGAAGGCATTGCCCTGTGGAATTCCGCGCTGGCCTTTGAACAATTGGGTAACCGTGCGGAAGCTATCTCCCGTGCTGAGGCCGCGCTGAAGATCTTCGAGGCTATTGAAGATCCCAATGCCGCCAAGGTCCGCGCCCAGTTGGCCCAATGGCGCAGCTCTATTTCGTCAAAAACAGCCCGGGCGCAAACGGACGCGGGTCCACTCCCATGATGCGCTGACCTTGAATCCGTCAAGGTGAGACTTCCCCGAACCAACGACTTTCGTTCTTTGAACCCATGAACCTGCAAGCGAGGGTTCGTGGGCAGACTTCCCCGAACAGAAGAATTTCGCTCTTTGAACCCATGAACCTGGAAGGGGAGGATGGGGAGTTGTTACGGTGGGAAGTCAGGTTTCGATGTCACTGTTAAGTGAGCAGCGCGGGTAAATGCACTATTATGGTCGCCAGCAGACCGTTAATAGTTCCCGTTTTTTAAAGCGACAAATAGCGGCACTCGCGCTAAGGTGCCTGCCAAGTCGCCACAGCAGCGCATCAGGAGAATCAATGTATGCCAATTTATGACAACAACCGAGCCCTGAAAATCGCCGAGGAGCAAATCGAGGCGACCCGGAAATTGTACCTCGCGGGATTGGGTTTAACCGAAGTGCCGGTTTCGGTGGGACAACTGACCCAGCTCAAGGACCTCTACCTGGCCGGCAACCAATTGACGGTCTTGCCGGACGCCCTCGCCCAGCTCATCCAACTCCAGACGCTCTCCCTCTCTGGCAACCAACTGACTGGCTGGCTGGCCTGAAGTACTCGGCCGGCTTGGCCAACTCCAGCACCTCTACCTCTATGGCAATCTGCTGAGGACTTTACCGGAAACATTCGGCCAACTCACCCGACTGCATACCCTTGATCTCTCCGCCAACCAACTGGACGTCTGCCCAACAGCCATCGGCGAACTAGCCCAACTCCAGACCCTCGACCTCTCCGAAAACCAACTGACCTCGTTGCCCGAAGCACTCGGCCAACTCAGCCAACTCCAATACCTCGACCTCGCTGGTAATCGCCTGACCGCCTTGCCGAAGAGTCTGCGCCAGCTCAGAAAACTCGAAGGGCTTTACCTGCATGATAATCCTGCGCTCGGCCTCCCCCCGGAGGTGCTCGGCCCCACATTCAAACAGGTTGTCACCGACAAATTAAAACCCGCCAATCCGACCGGCATTCTGGATCATTATTTCCGCTTGCACGGCGATAATGGCAGTCATTAAGCCAAATCATGGCGCGGGAAACAGCCCGGGTGCAAACGGGCGCGGGTCCACTTCCATGAATTGCGGGCGCTGAAAACGCGTCTTCATCGCAAACGGCACAGTGCAATCAAAAATCGTTTTACAGCCGGTGCCAGGCTCCCGAATGGACGGACTAAACTCCGGCGATTGGGAGGGATCCAGCGGATGGCAGCGCACCCCCGGAATAAACACGGTGCTGGCGTCGCCCTGGTAACGGGTCGTCATGGCCCACAGGACATCGTTGCTGTCGAATAAATCCACGTCTTCATCCACGAGGATGACGTGTTTGAGTTCGGAGAATGCCGCAAACGCCAGGAGTGCCGCTTGGCGCTGGCGACCCTCGTCGGCAGCCGACGCCTT includes:
- a CDS encoding Gfo/Idh/MocA family oxidoreductase — protein: MKATINRRRFVQSALALSAAPYFIPASALGADGRPAPSNRIVMGSIGVGGRGMGNTGGIMNFNEVQMVAVCDVIKAHRDEGKTMIDRKNGNGDCKAYNDFREITTRSDIDAVMIGTPDHWHMLISMDAMRHGKDVFCEKPETLTIREGRALADAVRRYGRVFSGGSQRVWEDYNWFHRMVRGGAIGEVQEVFVNVGGPSKPCTLPEQPIPEGLDWDMWLGPAPMVPFNSARLNFRAWRDYSGGSTTDWGAHGFGGALFCTQLHETGPVEIIPPDGKDVKHLTYRFANGIRIYHGGGKGGILTIRGTKGEIYDKHSKQITPPSIVIPNYKGKGGIQGDFLHCVKTRQLPFRNIEVAHRTVTVCHLGNIAYWLGRPLKWDPIKEEILGDEEANRWLSRPMRAPWHLA
- a CDS encoding HEAT repeat domain-containing protein; the encoded protein is MNRNPFTLLTVLCFMTGCPFLHAAKNIKVPAPTNAAIEFTSNESPQQMQQAFTQAMQAILPQLGFQGDNKALEALEAIVHHAARPNAETERLACCQAIAVLLGSEASRDAKYWLMILLNDAGRAEVVPALAKLLESADAAVAEMARRALQKNPAPEAATALRAALAKTTDPVRQAALALALGKRQDTASTSAITALLKHKDEALLNAALAALGDLGTPEAAKAIAGSRQSLPEALRLASAEAWLKCAEQFLRAKQIKEAAAIYQQLYQPQEPRGVRLAALHGTLQAAGDNAGKMILELLTGTDADARTIATGQINDLSSAGAKALVSGVNKLPIASQTLVLGILATKSEKAALPLALELIKSQDETARVAGLNALGWLGDGGHVLLLLQALATQGDSATEARATLTRIVGTGVNESITDAMKQAKDAKLKAVLIEVLEARGATTAVTALLTETVSEDATLRRSAFKALGKLAMPENLPDMVKGLVKTKPGGERDEAEKAIAMTSARVPEKEKQAEAVLQSLATADPAEKLALLPVLGRIGGAKAFDAIKSAVAGSDNATVEAGLKALNNLPDATDEIADQLLMFVKKAQKPAERKNALRAYIRVVSLPDGFSDKQRLQKLKLAMELADQDAERNFVLERLVDVKTMEAMRYAAQFLETPALANRAANTVMDISRERNLRNNRAEIDQLLNRIITNSKEKNIVERAKRRLTEK
- a CDS encoding arylsulfatase; amino-acid sequence: MNKLLLLITWSLLVAPIGAAEPFSDKQPNIIFLLSDDQGYGDLSCHGNPILKTPNLDRLHGESVRFTDFHVSPTCAPTRSALFSGQHEFKNGVTHTIFERERMSLKTTTIAQILKSAGFTTGIFGKWHLGDEAEYQPGQRGFDEVFIHGGGGIGQTYPGSCGDAPGNRYLDPAILHNGKFEKTKGYCTDVFFKQAMSWIKSVKGKKRFFCYLPTNVPHAPLQEPPGYETLYAGKAPGNAAKFFNMLANLDDNVGRLLAQLKEWDIERDTLVIFMNDNGGTAGCQVWNAGMHGQKGTPWEGGTRASSFWRWPGTLKPGDVDKLAAHIDFFPTLAEITGANVPAEIAAQLDGRSLAPLLKNPNADWPERYLFTHVGRWAKGQVAGAQYSRCRVRNSRYSLVCANADGTKAWELFDLKADYGEKNNLAADHPEVVKELDVEYQKWWNSVQPLLVNEAAVGPKINPFKELYWKQFGGGPSAEDLQNMDPNRADIGERPKAQKSKKKAGGQPK
- a CDS encoding tetratricopeptide repeat protein; amino-acid sequence: MSDAPQARWEALARRYDLPSQPEWQKLLNHFDLSEGFALLVLLVPEADAAALCQRELEKQLQREGRQLTALKLLTPDDLRQLPNRLLAEHPSVDTGCLWMAAVEPDYYKTSAKWREAWQEALARLNAQRNPLRRQFNCSLVFVGAPWFQEVLREIAPDLWSVRTLVIRIEAAPQPADQRSGTEAVARPEFVEEFGGGDPQFALQESGKLRGVPGKELSLARLLHRAAAGFAGRDDWRAAEKLYTEALELKQRASAPAASLFATFHELAWTCQVLGHTHQSMTYAEQALKIALDIGDLHLKGIALGNLGLAHAALGDARKAIEFYEQHLKIAREIDDRRGEGTDLNNLGLAYATLGDARKAIEFYEQHLKISREISDRNGEGTALNNLGNAYADLGDARKAIEFHEQALVIAREIGDRRGEGSAIGNLGNAYYTLGYAHKAIECYGRQLIIVREIGDRRGEGTALGNNGSAYLALGDVRKAIEYYEKSLDIKHEIGDRNGEGIALWNSALAFEQLGNRAEAISRAEAALKIFEAIEDPNAAKVRAQLAQWRSSISSKTARAQTDAGPLP
- a CDS encoding leucine-rich repeat domain-containing protein encodes the protein MPIYDNNRALKIAEEQIEATRKLYLAGLGLTEVPVSVGQLTQLKDLYLAGNQLTVLPDALAQLIQLQTLSLSGNQLTGWLA
- a CDS encoding leucine-rich repeat domain-containing protein, with product MDVCPTAIGELAQLQTLDLSENQLTSLPEALGQLSQLQYLDLAGNRLTALPKSLRQLRKLEGLYLHDNPALGLPPEVLGPTFKQVVTDKLKPANPTGILDHYFRLHGDNGSH